In Brassica rapa cultivar Chiifu-401-42 chromosome A06, CAAS_Brap_v3.01, whole genome shotgun sequence, a single window of DNA contains:
- the LOC103874056 gene encoding ATPase 1, plasma membrane-type, with amino-acid sequence MSGLENIKNENVDLEKIPIEEVFQQLKCTSEGLTTQEGEDRIQLFGPNKLEEKKESKILKFLGFMWNPLSWVMEAAAIMAIALANGDGRPPDWQDFVGIICLLVINSTISFIEENNAGNAAAALMAGLAPKTKVLRDGKWSEQEAAILVPGDIVSIKLGDIIPADARLLEGDPLKVDQSALTGESLPVTKHPGQEVYSGSTCKQGEIEAVVIATGVRTFFGKAAHLVDSTNQVGHFQKVLSSIGTFCICSIATGMVIEIIVMYGIQKRKYRDGIDNLLVLLIGGIPIAMPTVLSVTMAIGSHRLSQQGAITKRMTAIEELAGMDVLCSDKTGTLTLNKLSVDKDLVEVFCRGVEKGQVLLFAAMASRIENQDAIDAAMVNMLGDPREARAGIKEVHFLPFNPVDKRTALTYIDSDGNWHRVSKGAPEQILDLANARPALRQKALATINNYAERGLRSLAVARQLVPEKTKESSGGPWEFVGLLPLFDPPRHDSAETIRRALNLGVNVKMITGDQLAIGKETGRRLGMGTNMYPSAALLGTDRDSNIASVPIEELIEKADGFAGVFPEHKYEIVKKLQEMKHIVGMTGDGVNDAPALKKADIGIAVADATDAARGASDIVLTEPGLSVIISAVLTSRAIFQRMKNYTIYAVSITIRIVFGFMLIALIWEFDFSAFMVLIIAILNDGTIMTISKDRVKPSPTPDSWKLNEIFATGIVLGGYQAVMSVIFFWVIHKTDFCSDKFGVRSIRDNNDELMSAVYLQVSIISQALIFVTRSRSWSFVERPGALLMIAFVIAQLVATLIAVYADWTFARVKGIGWGWAAVIWVYSILTYIPQDILKFAIRYILSGKAWVSMFDKRTALTTRRDYGAGERQAEWATEQRTQHGLQTRQEVNVFPENGGYRELSQIVEQAKKRAEIARLREIHTFKGHVESVAKLKGLDIDTSGHHYTL; translated from the exons ATGTCAGGTCTCGAGAATATCAAGAACGAGAATGTTGATCTG GAAAAAATTCCAATTGAGGAAGTTTTCCAGCAGTTAAAATGTACAAGTGAAGGGTTAACGACGCAGGAAGGGGAGGACAGGATCCAGTTATTTGGCCCCAACAAGCTCGAAGAGAAGAAG GAAAGCAAGATTCTCAAGTTTCTGGGGTTCATGTGGAATCCACTTTCATGGGTTATGGAAGCTGCGGCTATCATGGCCATTGCTTTGGCCAATGGTGATGGCAGACCTCCGGATTGGCAAGATTTTGTTGGTATCATCTGTCTGCTTGTTATCAACTCCACTATCAGTTTCATTGAAGAAAACAATGCTGGTAATGCTGCAGCTGCTCTCATGGCTGGTCTTGCTCCTAAAACCAAG GTTCTTAGGGATGGAAAATGGAGTGAACAAGAAGCTGCTATACTTGTCCCAGGTGATATTGTTAGCATTAAACTTGGAGACATCATCCCAGCCGATGCCCGTCTTCTCGAAGGTGATCCTTTAAAGGTTGATCAGTCTGCTCTAACCGGAGAGTCTCTCCCAGTGACCAAGCACCCTGGTCAAGAAGTTTACTCTGGTTCAACTTGCAAGCAAGGAGAAATCGAAGCAGTTGTTATAGCTACAGGAGTCCGCACCTTCTTTGGTAAAGCTGCTCACCTTGTGGACAGCACTAACCAAGTTGGCCACTTCCAGAAAGTTCTCTCGTCCATTGGAACCTTCTGTATCTGCTCAATTGCTACCGGTATGGTGATTGAAATAATAGTCATGTACGGTATTCAAAAAAGGAAGTACAGAGATGGAATTGACAACCTCTTGGTCCTCTTGATCGGTGGTATCCCCATCGCTATGCCGACGGTGCTGTCCGTGACTATGGCTATTGGCTCTCACAGGCTGTCTCAGCAAGGTGCCATCACCAAACGTATGACTGCCATAGAAGAACTGGCGGGGATGGATGTCCTGTGCAGTGACAAAACCGGGACGCTAACACTCAATAAACTGAGTGTGGACAAGGACTTGGTCGAGGTTTTCTGCAGGGGAGTTGAGAAAGGTCAAGTCTTATTATTTGCAGCCATGGCTTCTAGGATTGAGAACCAGGATGCTATTGATGCAGCCATGGTTAATATGCTTGGTGATCCAAGGGAGGCCCGAGCTGGGATCAAGGAGGTTCACTTCCTTCCATTCAACCCTGTGGACAAGAGAACTGCTTTGACTTACATCGACTCTGATGGTAACTGGCATAGAGTCAGCAAAGGCGCACCCGAGCAGATCCTCGACCTTGCTAATGCCAGGCCTGCGCTTAGGCAGAAGGCACTCGCTACTATTAACAACTACGCAGAGCGCGGTCTTAGGTCATTGGCAGTAGCTCGTCAG ttggtccctgagaaaacaaaagaaagctCAGGTGGACCATGGGAGTTTGTTGGCTTGTTGCCTCTCTTTGACCCTCCAAGACATGACAGTGCTGAAACCATTCGTAGGGCTTTGAACCTTGGTGTTAACGTTAAAATGATTACTG GTGATCAACTTGCTATTGGTAAGGAAACTGGTCGCAGGCTTGGGATGGGAACCAATATGTATCCATCTGCGGCTCTTCTCGGTACCGACAGGGACTCAAACATTGCCTCCGTTCCTATTGAGGAGTTGATTGAGAAGGCTGATGGGTTTGCTGGCGTCTTTCCAG AGCACAAATATGAGATTGTGAAAAAGCTGCAAGAGATGAAACACATTGTTGGAATGACTGGTGATGGTGTCAATGATGCTCCTGCTTTGAAGAAAGCTGACATTGGTATTGCTGTGGCTGATGCTACTGATGCTGCTCGTGGTGCTTCTGATATCGTTCTCACCGAACCTGGTTTGAGTGTTATCATCAGTGCAGTGCTCACTAGCAGAGCTATCTTCCAGAGAATGAAGAACTATACA ATTTATGCAGTCTCAATCACAATCCGTATTGTT TTTGGTTTCATGCTCATTGCTCTGATATGGGAATTTGACTTCTCAGCCTTCATGGTTCTGATTATTGCCATCCTTAATGATG GTACTATCATGACAATCTCAAAGGATAGAGTCAAGCCATCTCCAACACCTGATAGCTGGAAGCTCAATGAAATCTTTGCCACTGGAATTGTGTTGGGAGGCTACCAAGCCGTTATGAGTGTGATTTTCTTCTGGGTGATTCACAAGACTGACTTCTGCTCG GACAAGTTTggtgtgaggtcaatcagggaCAATAACGATGAACTAATGTCTGCTGTGTACCTACAAGTTAGTATCATCAGTCAAGCGCTTATATTCGTCACGAGGTCAAGGAGCTGGTCATTCGTTGAACGTCCTGGGGCGCTTCTGATGATTGCATTCGTCATTGCACAACTG GTTGCTACTTTGATTGCAGTGTATGCAGATTGGACTTTTGCAAGGGTGAAAGGTATAGGTTGGGGATGGGCTGCCGTGATTTGGGTTTACAGTATTTTAACATACATCCCACAAGATATTTTGAAGTTTGCCATTAGATACATCTTGAGTGGAAAGGCTTGGGTCAGCATGTTTGACAAAAGG ACCGCTTTGACGACCAGGAGAGATTACGGAGCTGGAGAAAGACAAGCTGAGTGGGCGACCGAACAAAGGACGCAGCACGGTCTGCAGACAAGACAAGAGGTCAACGTCTTCCCAGAGAACGGGGGTTACAGAGAGCTGTCTCAGATCGTTGAGCAAGCCAAGAAAAGGGCCGAGATAGCTAG GCTTAGGGAGATTCACACATTTAAGGGACATGTTGAATCAGTTGCAAAGCTAAAGGGCTTGGACATTGATACATCAGGACATCACTACACTCTGTAG